A window of Reinekea marina contains these coding sequences:
- a CDS encoding gluconokinase: MTVLTDILKPTTLKIVVMGVSGCGKSAIAAELAKRLGVEYVDGDHYHAESSIEKMSRGIPLTDEDRLAWLQTLNGVIQKKDGLVLACSALTPMYRSLLKEGNQQVTFIYLHGSIELIWSRMRERVNHYFAGRKLLESQFDTLIEPNADEAIAISIDQPIERIVESALAALSGSASAKRGETL; encoded by the coding sequence ATGACGGTCCTTACTGATATTTTGAAACCAACAACATTAAAGATTGTTGTAATGGGCGTTTCTGGCTGTGGCAAGTCGGCGATTGCAGCTGAACTCGCTAAACGGCTGGGCGTAGAGTATGTCGATGGTGATCATTATCACGCCGAATCAAGTATCGAAAAAATGAGCCGTGGCATACCGTTGACCGATGAAGATCGCTTAGCTTGGTTGCAGACACTTAATGGCGTTATTCAAAAAAAAGATGGTTTGGTATTAGCCTGTTCAGCACTAACACCAATGTACCGATCCCTACTAAAGGAGGGAAATCAACAAGTTACTTTTATATACCTGCACGGTTCCATTGAACTTATATGGTCGCGAATGCGAGAGCGTGTTAACCATTATTTTGCAGGGCGAAAGCTATTAGAAAGTCAGTTCGACACATTGATTGAACCGAATGCCGATGAAGCCATCGCAATCTCAATTGATCAGCCAATAGAACGTATTGTTGAATCAGCACTTGCGGCATTATCAGGCAGTGCGTCAGCTAAACGAGGAGAGACATTGTGA
- a CDS encoding TRAP transporter large permease — MFELSALGIGWVSLIMLGLMIILLLTGMQLAFVTGLVAVFAAVGWFGIDALGVVSSRVFSFVGSYVFLAVPMFVMMAALLDRSGIATDLFDAMKKVGRKLNGGVAVQTLLVAVVLASMSGVIGGETVLLGILALPQMLRLGYDRKLAIGTTAAGGALGTMLPPSIVIIIYGLTANVSIGDLFKASFVPALMLASFYIIYVLVVAKLNPAKAPIPSAEELREDDLKNVNYVRALLFPFLTVTAVLGSIYGGIASVTEASALGVVGIAISAAIRKELTWTVLKESAQATMRTCGMIIWIGIGATALVGVYNLMGGIDFVESLILSWSNGSVMGTVLIMMVILLILGMFLDWVGVALLTMPIFVPIITGLGLDPIWFGVVFTLNMQVSFLSPPFGPAAFYLKSVAPKDISLGEIFVSLIPFICLQILALTLVILFPEIALWWK; from the coding sequence ATGTTTGAGCTGTCTGCCTTAGGTATTGGTTGGGTCAGTCTGATCATGCTTGGCCTGATGATTATATTACTGTTAACTGGAATGCAGTTGGCGTTTGTTACTGGGCTTGTTGCTGTTTTTGCTGCGGTTGGATGGTTTGGAATAGATGCCTTGGGTGTTGTTTCGAGCCGTGTATTTAGCTTTGTTGGCAGCTATGTATTTTTAGCCGTCCCTATGTTCGTGATGATGGCGGCATTGTTAGATAGGTCTGGTATCGCGACAGATTTATTCGATGCGATGAAAAAAGTGGGTCGAAAACTTAACGGTGGCGTTGCTGTTCAGACACTATTGGTAGCCGTTGTGCTGGCATCTATGTCAGGTGTTATTGGCGGTGAAACTGTTTTACTCGGTATTCTTGCGTTACCGCAAATGCTGCGCTTAGGCTATGATCGCAAGTTAGCCATAGGAACAACGGCCGCAGGTGGTGCTCTGGGAACAATGTTACCGCCTAGCATTGTCATTATTATTTACGGCTTAACAGCGAACGTCTCAATAGGTGATTTATTTAAGGCCTCTTTTGTACCTGCTCTCATGTTGGCGAGTTTTTATATTATTTATGTACTGGTCGTCGCAAAACTTAACCCCGCTAAAGCGCCCATTCCATCGGCAGAAGAACTGCGTGAAGACGATTTAAAAAACGTCAATTACGTTCGGGCTTTGTTGTTTCCATTTTTAACGGTTACAGCGGTATTGGGTAGTATTTATGGTGGTATCGCTTCGGTAACGGAAGCGTCGGCGCTGGGTGTTGTTGGTATTGCCATTAGCGCTGCAATTCGTAAAGAGCTTACTTGGACTGTCCTTAAAGAAAGTGCCCAAGCTACCATGCGTACCTGCGGCATGATTATTTGGATAGGTATTGGTGCAACCGCATTGGTTGGTGTTTATAACTTAATGGGTGGCATCGACTTTGTAGAGTCACTGATTTTATCTTGGAGTAATGGCAGCGTAATGGGCACAGTCCTCATTATGATGGTTATTCTACTTATTCTTGGCATGTTTTTAGATTGGGTGGGCGTGGCGTTGCTGACGATGCCTATTTTTGTACCCATCATTACAGGTTTAGGGTTAGACCCAATTTGGTTCGGTGTGGTATTTACATTGAACATGCAAGTGTCATTTTTATCGCCTCCATTTGGTCCGGCTGCCTTTTATCTTAAATCGGTTGCGCCAAAAGACATATCATTGGGTGAAATATTTGTATCGCTCATTCCATTTATTTGTTTGCAAATTCTAGCGCTGACATTAGTGATTTTATTTCCTGAAATTGCTCTGTGGTGGAAATAA
- a CDS encoding bifunctional 4-hydroxy-2-oxoglutarate aldolase/2-dehydro-3-deoxy-phosphogluconate aldolase, producing MIAQKNVSAVFEASPIVPVMVIKDLAVAIPLAQALLDGGINVFEITLRTEAALDAIEKIAKTFPQAIVGAGTVLSTQQYDDVVARGAQFAISPGFTSNLLKHASGQAAPLIPGVSSASEMMQARELGYTHLKFFPAEASGGAKALKALTAPIQDVKICPTGGISEANMNDYLELASVVCVGGSWIMPEAAIEAKRWAEITDLTKSALEKVAS from the coding sequence ATGATCGCTCAAAAGAATGTCAGTGCTGTATTTGAAGCTTCACCTATTGTACCCGTGATGGTCATTAAGGATCTTGCTGTTGCTATACCTCTTGCACAGGCCTTGCTCGATGGCGGTATTAATGTGTTTGAAATAACATTACGCACAGAAGCCGCTTTGGATGCCATTGAAAAAATAGCTAAAACATTTCCACAGGCTATTGTAGGGGCTGGTACAGTATTAAGTACGCAGCAATATGATGATGTCGTCGCCCGTGGCGCGCAATTTGCCATTAGCCCTGGGTTTACGTCTAATCTATTAAAACATGCCTCTGGCCAAGCGGCACCGCTTATTCCGGGTGTTTCTAGTGCCAGCGAAATGATGCAGGCACGTGAATTGGGATACACCCATCTTAAGTTCTTCCCAGCAGAAGCTAGTGGTGGTGCAAAGGCGTTAAAAGCGCTGACTGCACCTATTCAAGATGTAAAAATTTGTCCGACGGGCGGTATTTCAGAAGCTAATATGAATGATTATTTAGAATTGGCTAGCGTAGTCTGTGTTGGTGGAAGTTGGATCATGCCAGAAGCCGCAATTGAAGCGAAGCGATGGGCTGAAATTACCGATCTGACGAAAAGTGCCCTAGAAAAAGTTGCGTCTTAA
- a CDS encoding c-type cytochrome, which produces MKFFYTLTLLLAATAVFGDHNQGHVDVTVGTLSPRAAAGQLTFNDNCAACHGINGQGTLIGPPLIHDIYNSGHHPNESFTRAVLKGVRQHHWQYGNMPPQPHIGFSKITNVVAFIREVQKSNGIVKKEHSM; this is translated from the coding sequence ATGAAATTTTTTTACACCCTAACTTTATTATTAGCAGCAACCGCCGTATTTGGCGACCACAACCAAGGCCATGTCGATGTAACTGTCGGTACACTTTCACCACGAGCCGCAGCAGGGCAACTTACCTTCAATGACAACTGCGCCGCCTGCCATGGCATTAACGGCCAAGGTACACTAATTGGACCACCATTAATCCATGATATATATAACTCAGGCCACCACCCCAATGAATCGTTCACTCGAGCGGTACTCAAAGGTGTGCGCCAACACCATTGGCAATACGGCAACATGCCGCCACAGCCTCATATTGGTTTTTCTAAAATAACGAACGTTGTCGCATTTATCCGAGAGGTACAGAAAAGCAATGGGATTGTTAAGAAAGAGCATAGTATGTAA
- a CDS encoding TRAP transporter small permease subunit yields MSTHESDTQEHEPKNFLDHAMKWLGDVASLLFLLTVLISFYEVVMRYVFNMPTMWVHESASFIGGLLFVLGGSYALATNRHVRVVLIYDIVSGKTRRILNVFHHLMGMLFSGLMVYASFHMVSAAWYSPWGGFKLESSGSAWDPAFPALTKLWILIIFSIMFLQFLLHLVQEIAAFRSTK; encoded by the coding sequence ATGTCGACCCATGAGTCTGACACACAAGAACATGAACCTAAAAACTTCTTAGACCATGCCATGAAATGGTTGGGCGATGTGGCAAGCCTCTTGTTCTTGCTGACTGTCCTAATCTCGTTCTATGAAGTTGTAATGCGATACGTGTTTAACATGCCGACCATGTGGGTTCACGAATCTGCATCCTTTATTGGCGGTTTGTTGTTTGTACTTGGTGGTAGCTATGCACTGGCCACAAATCGACACGTTCGTGTAGTGCTTATTTACGACATTGTCTCTGGCAAAACACGTCGAATTTTGAATGTGTTTCATCACCTAATGGGGATGTTATTTAGTGGTTTGATGGTCTATGCCTCCTTTCATATGGTTTCTGCGGCTTGGTACTCTCCATGGGGCGGCTTTAAGTTAGAGAGCTCTGGTTCGGCTTGGGATCCGGCGTTTCCTGCACTCACTAAATTATGGATTCTTATAATTTTTTCGATCATGTTTTTGCAATTCTTGCTGCATTTGGTTCAAGAGATCGCAGCGTTTCGGAGTACTAAATAA
- a CDS encoding substrate-binding domain-containing protein: protein MDGSKKQPRPSLQNVADEVGTTKMTISRYLKDPSLVSKELGTKIASALDKVGYIPNKAPGILSKKQSYSIGVLVPSLTNQVFSEVIREIEVVLERHGYQPMLAHYGYSELKEEDRITTLLSYNVDGLILSESQHTEKVRKMIRVAGIPVVEIMDSVSKPIHQAIGYDNAQASQAMTEKMIQKGYRNIIYLAARMDVRTQLKIAGYELAMCNAGLTPKVHATEAASSFSLGGQLLKDAQLQYDTIDGIICTNDDLAIGALFECQRQGINVPSELAIAGFHNHNFAKEVVPRIATVDTPREDIGRIAAEQLIDRLNGKRMNKRVFNLDFSIVEGQTI from the coding sequence GTGGACGGTTCTAAAAAGCAACCCAGACCTTCGCTACAAAATGTTGCTGATGAGGTCGGCACCACTAAAATGACGATCAGTCGTTATTTAAAAGACCCATCATTGGTATCAAAAGAGTTGGGTACAAAAATAGCCTCTGCGTTAGATAAAGTTGGCTATATTCCAAATAAAGCGCCAGGAATATTGTCTAAAAAGCAAAGTTATTCTATTGGCGTTCTTGTTCCTTCGCTAACAAACCAAGTCTTTTCCGAAGTGATTCGTGAAATAGAAGTCGTCTTAGAGCGACACGGTTATCAACCCATGCTAGCTCATTATGGTTACAGTGAGTTGAAAGAAGAAGATCGAATTACCACGCTACTGTCATATAATGTCGATGGTTTGATCCTGTCTGAATCGCAACATACTGAGAAAGTCAGGAAAATGATCCGTGTTGCGGGGATACCCGTGGTAGAAATTATGGACAGTGTTTCAAAGCCAATTCATCAAGCGATTGGCTACGACAACGCACAAGCCTCGCAAGCGATGACTGAGAAGATGATCCAAAAAGGCTATCGGAATATTATCTATTTAGCCGCGCGTATGGATGTTCGTACTCAACTAAAAATAGCAGGGTATGAGTTAGCCATGTGCAATGCAGGTTTGACGCCAAAAGTACACGCTACTGAAGCGGCATCATCCTTTTCATTAGGTGGGCAATTGTTAAAAGATGCCCAGCTACAATATGACACTATCGATGGCATTATTTGCACGAATGATGATCTAGCTATCGGTGCACTGTTTGAGTGTCAGCGACAAGGGATAAATGTACCGAGTGAGCTCGCCATAGCCGGTTTCCATAACCATAACTTCGCAAAGGAGGTTGTGCCGAGAATTGCTACAGTCGATACACCTCGAGAGGATATTGGTCGAATAGCTGCTGAACAGCTGATTGATAGACTCAATGGGAAGCGCATGAACAAGCGGGTATTTAACTTAGATTTTTCTATAGTGGAAGGGCAAACTATTTAA
- the edd gene encoding phosphogluconate dehydratase, with the protein MNPIVAKVTHEIEHRSQNTRKEYLEKIRIQANQKPNRDALSCGNLAHAVAPFEEQEKQKILDKQRSNVAIVTAYNDMLSAHQPYKDYPDTIKKVLFGEGHSAQVAGGVPAMCDGVTQGQVGMEMSLFSRDTIAMATSVSLSHNIFDATLLLGICDKIAPGQLMGALAFGHLPTAFVPAGPMASGISNDQKSQVRQKFASGEVGKEALLASECSAYHSHGTCTFYGTANTNQLVFEAMGLMLPGSAFVHPDDELRLELTKFISRHVASLSRGSDNYRPLAETFSAKTLVNGLVALLSSGGSTNHTIHMIAIARAAGLILTWEDIDALSEVVPLLVSIYPNGSDDINAFQHKGGTPRLLSQLNTLNLLHMDVQPVYGSMSDYLKSPSLSAEGELVFRELDDISESNVIATSDAPFKFKGGLKLLKGNLGRGVMKISAIEASNLVVTGEVKVFSDQNDVVEAYEQGILNGNYIVVVRFNGPCMNGMPELHKLMPIMSNLMNKGHSVALVTDGRLSGASGKVPAVLHVTPEAAKGGAIALLEDGDLVSIDAIKGTIECGTDLSDRSAATPPKTNYESGYGREYFQLFRQSVSPADQGASIFFNGDVS; encoded by the coding sequence GTGAATCCAATCGTTGCAAAAGTTACTCATGAGATAGAGCATCGCAGCCAGAATACCCGTAAAGAGTATCTAGAGAAAATACGAATTCAGGCAAATCAAAAGCCAAATAGAGATGCATTGAGCTGTGGAAACTTAGCGCATGCTGTTGCCCCTTTTGAAGAGCAAGAAAAGCAAAAAATATTAGATAAGCAGCGCTCCAATGTGGCCATTGTAACGGCCTACAATGATATGTTAAGCGCACATCAACCTTATAAAGATTACCCAGATACTATTAAGAAAGTTCTTTTTGGTGAGGGTCACTCGGCGCAAGTTGCAGGGGGTGTTCCTGCTATGTGCGACGGTGTCACGCAGGGGCAGGTGGGCATGGAAATGTCTTTGTTTTCCAGAGATACCATCGCAATGGCGACGTCCGTTTCGTTGAGTCACAATATATTTGATGCCACTTTATTGCTTGGGATTTGCGACAAAATTGCACCAGGCCAATTAATGGGCGCACTGGCTTTTGGGCATTTACCTACGGCGTTTGTGCCCGCCGGACCGATGGCCAGTGGCATATCGAATGATCAAAAATCACAGGTACGCCAAAAGTTTGCAAGTGGTGAAGTGGGCAAAGAAGCTTTGCTGGCTTCAGAATGTTCAGCCTACCATTCTCATGGAACTTGTACTTTTTATGGCACCGCAAATACTAATCAATTGGTATTTGAAGCCATGGGCTTAATGCTACCAGGTTCTGCATTTGTACACCCAGATGATGAATTAAGACTTGAACTAACTAAATTTATCAGCCGCCACGTTGCATCTTTATCGCGTGGATCAGATAACTATCGGCCTTTAGCAGAAACGTTTTCCGCGAAGACCCTAGTGAACGGTTTAGTCGCTTTGCTATCTTCAGGAGGGTCAACAAACCATACCATTCACATGATTGCTATCGCTCGTGCTGCAGGCCTCATTTTAACATGGGAAGACATCGATGCATTGTCAGAAGTTGTGCCATTGTTAGTCAGTATTTACCCCAACGGTAGTGATGATATTAACGCCTTTCAACACAAAGGCGGTACACCGAGGCTACTAAGCCAACTCAATACATTAAATTTATTGCATATGGATGTTCAGCCGGTTTATGGGTCAATGAGCGACTATCTAAAATCGCCTAGCCTATCCGCAGAAGGTGAGTTGGTCTTTAGGGAGCTCGATGATATTAGCGAATCAAATGTCATCGCAACATCAGACGCTCCGTTCAAATTTAAAGGCGGTTTAAAGTTGCTAAAAGGCAATTTGGGTCGTGGTGTCATGAAGATATCAGCAATTGAAGCAAGCAACCTTGTGGTGACTGGCGAGGTCAAAGTTTTTAGTGATCAAAACGATGTTGTTGAAGCCTATGAACAAGGCATTCTGAACGGCAACTATATCGTTGTTGTTCGATTTAACGGGCCATGTATGAACGGCATGCCAGAACTGCATAAACTCATGCCAATTATGAGCAATCTGATGAACAAAGGGCATAGCGTTGCGTTAGTCACCGACGGAAGATTATCGGGTGCATCGGGTAAGGTTCCTGCCGTACTGCATGTGACGCCAGAAGCCGCAAAAGGTGGTGCAATCGCGTTACTTGAAGATGGCGATTTGGTAAGTATCGACGCAATCAAGGGCACCATTGAGTGCGGCACTGATCTTAGCGATCGTTCTGCGGCAACCCCACCAAAGACTAATTATGAAAGTGGCTATGGTCGCGAATATTTTCAACTGTTTAGACAATCGGTTAGCCCGGCAGATCAGGGCGCCAGTATATTTTTTAATGGAGATGTATCATGA
- a CDS encoding LysR family transcriptional regulator — protein MNWNDIRFILAIAEFGKLQEAAEAMKVSHTTVWRRIQALEKGIGAQLFVSDRQGYRLTDIGEQVIRHAKNVSDSMDAIDEIVSGQKTELKGLIRITVPLQAANTFLPSVLKEFRTLYPQIQFEVIQSNVQLDLERREADIAIRGTNKAPDNLVGRCLGRTNWSLFVHDEYYEGRLMSLEEIKRLPLIGYQTASTPSLRWYDSAFQECPKAILCNGIDEGQGFAEAGLGVALLPTNGDNALNEIYTLPERFGVELWLLTHKEMRNSAKIRAFWEFLLAKLEQHELLRKAMAKRIE, from the coding sequence ATGAATTGGAACGATATACGATTTATTCTGGCAATAGCGGAGTTTGGAAAATTACAGGAAGCCGCCGAGGCTATGAAAGTAAGTCACACGACCGTTTGGCGGAGAATACAAGCGTTAGAAAAGGGCATTGGTGCCCAGCTATTCGTTAGCGATCGTCAGGGCTACCGCTTAACCGATATTGGTGAACAGGTAATTCGGCATGCCAAAAACGTTTCCGACAGCATGGATGCTATTGACGAGATTGTCTCTGGGCAAAAAACTGAATTGAAAGGGCTCATTCGGATTACCGTGCCTCTTCAGGCGGCCAACACGTTTTTACCGTCTGTTTTGAAGGAATTTCGAACGCTGTACCCACAGATTCAATTTGAAGTCATCCAAAGCAACGTGCAGCTCGATTTGGAGAGGCGAGAAGCAGACATTGCCATTCGCGGTACGAATAAAGCACCCGATAATCTGGTCGGAAGATGCCTAGGCAGAACGAATTGGTCTTTGTTCGTTCACGATGAATATTATGAAGGTCGGCTGATGTCTTTAGAAGAAATCAAACGGCTACCCTTGATCGGATACCAAACGGCAAGTACGCCATCACTGCGGTGGTACGACAGTGCGTTTCAGGAATGCCCAAAGGCTATTTTGTGCAATGGTATAGACGAGGGTCAAGGCTTCGCCGAGGCCGGTTTGGGCGTGGCGTTGTTACCAACGAATGGTGATAACGCGTTAAATGAAATCTATACCTTGCCTGAACGGTTTGGTGTGGAGCTTTGGTTGTTGACGCACAAAGAAATGCGTAATTCTGCAAAAATTAGGGCCTTTTGGGAATTTCTCTTAGCAAAGTTAGAGCAACATGAACTATTACGTAAAGCAATGGCTAAACGCATTGAATAA
- a CDS encoding TRAP transporter substrate-binding protein: protein MKKFTSKAIVTLVAAGLMSSTVFSADFKFKFQSSDPAGVKNFELQQDWADRVEKMSGGRIDIDLLPTGAVVKHTETMDAMKLGILDGHITSTSYFAGKDPAFALLGGTVGAWSDTTQLLQFMNFGGGNELMEELYAPYGVQFIAASTTGLEAFVSKVPLNGVADLKGLKMRAPEGMVQKVFAAAGASPVNLPGSEVFTGLSKGVIDAADYTVFSTNHAQGMHDVAQHPVYPGFHSLPLIDISMSSKKWNKLPEDLREILKVASRDFSYNITNELKMADAVAVSEARANPSITIHDWSAEERMKFRAIAKTEWEKAAKASPSAEKAYKVLIEYMETSGLL, encoded by the coding sequence ATGAAAAAATTTACTTCCAAAGCGATAGTCACCCTCGTAGCCGCTGGATTAATGTCTTCAACCGTTTTCAGTGCAGACTTTAAATTTAAGTTCCAATCTTCAGACCCTGCGGGCGTGAAGAATTTTGAACTTCAGCAAGATTGGGCCGACCGAGTGGAAAAAATGTCGGGCGGCCGTATCGATATTGATCTATTGCCAACGGGTGCCGTTGTTAAACACACCGAAACGATGGACGCGATGAAGCTGGGTATCCTAGATGGCCACATTACGTCGACTAGCTACTTCGCGGGTAAAGACCCAGCTTTTGCGTTGTTAGGAGGAACTGTGGGGGCATGGTCAGATACGACACAGCTGCTTCAGTTTATGAATTTTGGCGGCGGTAACGAACTAATGGAAGAGTTGTATGCACCCTACGGCGTTCAATTTATTGCCGCTTCTACAACGGGTTTAGAAGCTTTTGTTTCTAAAGTACCGCTTAATGGCGTTGCCGACCTTAAAGGATTAAAAATGCGCGCACCTGAAGGCATGGTGCAAAAGGTATTTGCAGCAGCAGGAGCATCACCTGTTAATTTACCAGGCTCAGAAGTCTTTACTGGATTAAGTAAGGGGGTTATTGACGCTGCGGATTACACCGTATTCTCAACCAACCATGCACAAGGCATGCATGATGTAGCTCAGCATCCAGTTTACCCAGGCTTTCACTCATTACCTTTGATTGATATATCAATGAGTAGCAAAAAGTGGAACAAGCTGCCTGAAGATTTGCGTGAGATTTTAAAAGTTGCATCGCGAGATTTCTCTTACAACATTACAAATGAATTAAAAATGGCCGATGCCGTTGCTGTTTCAGAAGCGCGTGCAAACCCGAGCATTACTATTCATGACTGGTCTGCAGAGGAGCGAATGAAATTCCGTGCTATTGCAAAGACTGAGTGGGAAAAAGCTGCTAAAGCATCTCCGAGCGCTGAAAAAGCCTACAAGGTGCTAATTGAGTATATGGAAACTTCGGGTCTGCTCTAA